A window of Plantibacter sp. PA-3-X8 genomic DNA:
GTCGGGACCGCACCCCGACGGGCTCGGTGACCGGGACATGGTCCACGACCGGGACGTGGCTAGCGACCGGGACGCCGACCGGTACGGGACCGTCCCGCAAGGCAGCATCCGGGACCGGGACCGACCCTGTCCGGGACCGGACCTCGACAGGCTCGGCGACCGGGACGGACTCAGCGACCGGAACAGTCTCACCGGCCGGGACGGACTCGGTGATCTGGGCGGGCTCGGTCACCGGCTCAGTGGCCGGGGTCGACCCGACGTCCGAGTCAGCGCCGGCGCTGGCATCCGGGCCGGAGCTCACGGCGCGATCGTCGCGACCGGACGCCCGGTCAGCAGCGACTCGTTCCCGGCGATGCCCACCGAGATCGCGCGCACGCCGTCGTCGTAGCCGGCGGGCCGTCCCAGTTCGTCCTCGGTGACGCGGTCGAAGAGGTGCCGCAGCAGGAATGCGTCGCCGCCGCCGTGTCCGCCGACGCCCTGGGGGATCTCGATCTCCCGGGCCTCCTCCCAGTGGCGTTGCAGCACGAGGCGTTCCCCGCGCGAGCGCACCGGCGCGACGGACGCGGCGCCGTCCGCGGTCTCGCCGTCGCCGCTCAGGCTCGGGTCGAGGACGACGCGCCCGTCGGCCCCCACGAGCACGGCGGCGCGCTCCACGACCTCGAGCTCGACCCTGCCCTCCGTCCCGTTGATGGCGACGCGATACCCCTCCCACGGTGCGTGGGCGTTCAGGGAGTAGCTGAGCGAGGCGCCGCCGTCGTACTCGACGAGGACGGACAGGTTGTCCTCGATGTCGATCCCGGGCGAGAAGACGTCGCGGTCGCGCAGGTACCCGTCGTGCTGCTCGGCCCGCAGGTAGAGCGACTCGAGCCGCGGGTCGTCACGGAGGTCGAGGGCGAACGGGTCGTTCGAGCGCCCGCGAGCCGCCGCCTCGGCGTCGTCCGGCACCGATCCACGCCCGGGACGCCCCGCGAGCCCGCGCTCGGCCGCGTTGGCGTCACCGTAGAAGCGGAGTCCTCCGGTGGCGTAGACGGAGGCCGGCCGAGCCCCGATCCACCAGTTGACGAGGTCGAAGTGGTGCGACGCCTTGTGGATGAGGAGCCCGCCGGAGTGCTCCTTCTCGCGGTGCCAGCGACGGAAGTAGTCGGCGCCGTGCACGGTGTCGAGCACCCACTCGAAGTGCACGCTCGTCACCCGTCCGATCCCACCGTCCTGCACGATGCGGCGCAGCTCCGAGTTCCGCGGGCTGTAGCGGTAGTTGAAGGTCGTCACGACGTTCCGGCCGCTCTCGGCGACGGCCGCTGCAATGCGCTCCACGCCCTCCCGGTCGATGGTGAGCGGCTTCTCGACGACGACGTCGGCACCGGCGAGGAGCGCGCGTGAGACGATCTCGGCGTGCGTGAAGTCGGGGGTCGTCACGATCACCCGGTCGACGCGCTGCTCGGCGATGAGCCGCTCGACGTCGTCAGGGCCGTATCGGGCCGGCAGCGCGACACCCTGCTCGGCGAGGACCGCCTCGTAGTGGTCGAGCCGGCCGGGGTTGCTGTCGCTCCAGGCGACGAGCTCGGCGACGTCGGCGTGCGGGCCGACGATGGCGTCGAGGTACATCTGCGAGCGGTGTCCGGTGCCGATGAGGGCGTAGCGTTCGCGGGTCGTGGTCATGCGTGTGGGTCCTTCCGGGTCGGTGCGGCGGGCGCTGTGGTCGGCGCGCTGTCGTGGTGATCGGCACGGCCAGAACGCGCCCGTTCGAGCGCGTCTCGACCTGATGCGGCGAGCGCCGCGGCCCGGCCGTCCCCGGCTGCACCGTCGGCGACGACGACGGCGTAGCGGAACTCGAGGGTCTCGCCGACTCCGAAGGGCAGTTCCTCACTGAAGAACGGGGCCGGGCAGAGACCGGCGAACTCCTCGGTGCGCGCGAACCACTGCGGTGGGTGCGCGGGGTTCCGCTCGTCGTCGACGATGACGATGCTCGACGCCGCGGCCGTACCGTCGTGGAGGCCGGTGAACCCCATCCACGCGTGGCGGGTGCCGCGGAGCTCCTCACCGCCACTCCCGTCGGGGGTGTGGAGGGTGCCGCCGGTGAAGGATCGCGGGCCGCGCCAGAAGAGCCCGCCGTAGCCGGCGTTCTCCCGCCCCTTCGTCGTGGGCGATCCGATCGACAGGTCCCGGCCGGAGACGTTGCGCATCCGGGTCTCGAAGGTCAGCGTCCAGTCGCCGGCGGCCGGTCGCACGGTGAGTGCGCGCTCCTCGCCGACGAGGTGCCGACCGTCCTCCGTGATCCACGCGAGCGTGTGCGCGAACCGCACCTCGCCCGGGTCGGCACGGGCGTCCGTGACCGCGACGTGCTCGGAGCGGCCGTTGTTCGCGAGTTGTTCGTAGGCGGTCCCGGTGAAGGTCGGGCCGCCCCAGAAGTTGTCGTCGCCGACGTGCGGGAGGGCCCAGGCGATCCCGGTGTGCCAGACGTGGTCGTGCGGTCGGGTCAGCGTCACGAGTGCGCCACCGGCCGTCCGCACCGGATGGAGGTACGGCTTCGGCGACTCGCGCTGGACCGTGTCCGGACGGTAGGTGTACCGCAGGATGTCGATCCCGTCGAGGTGCACGGCGATGGCCGAACCGACCTCGTGCGTCAGCGCGAGACCGGTCGGACGGGGGCGGTGGTCGGTGGTCACGGGATCCCCTCGGATGAAGCGGTGGTGGAGCTGCCGATCGACCGGCTCAGGGACCGAAGCGGTTCCCTGAGCCTGTCGAAGGGCTGTGGCCGGATCAGCCGGCTGCGACGGCGGCCTTGAGGTCCTTGATGAACCCCTCGGCGGCCTGGTCGGGCGTGTTCTTCCCGAAGAGGACCTGCTCGGTGTACTGCTTCACGAGCGCCTCGATCGCGCTGCCACCGGCGGGCGTGACGGTCGGCGGCTCACCGATGTCGTCGGCGAGCCCGTCGAGGAACTCGACGACCGCCTGGTCGGTCTCGGCCAGCTTCGGCGTGATGTATTCGCGGATCTTCGTGTTGGCCGGGACGCCGCGCTCGGTGAGGAGCGAGTCGGCCGCGGTCTCGCTGTTGGCGAGGAAGTCGATGAACAGCGCCGCCTCGGCGGGGTGCTCGGTCCGGGCGGACGCCGACCAGTACATCGACGGCTTGTAGTAGGCGGAACCATCGGCGCCGCCGTCCACCGTCGGCACCCGCAGGAGCTCGAGCGGCGAACCGCTCGCCTCGGTCAGGGCCGTCAGCTGGCTGTTCCACCAGGGGGCGAACGCGGCCGAGTTGGTCGCGGTGAAGGACTCGGCGAGCCCACCGGCCTGCTTCTCGATGATCGCGGAGGGCGACGGCGTCGCTCCCGCGTTCACGAGGTCGAGGAGGTAGGTCCACCAGGAGGACAGGGTCTCCGGCTTGATGGACACCTCGCCCTTGTCGTTGTACAGCTCGTCGCCGTGCTGACGGGCCCAGTTGTTCAGGCCGCCGTCCTCGAAGCCGAAGGGCTGGAAGCCGTAGATCGATCCGCCACCGGCTGCCGAGACCTGCTCGCTCAGCTCGGTGAAGTCGTCCCACGTCCAGGTCTCGTCGTCGGGCATCTCGATGCCGGCCGAAGCGAGGAGGTCGGGGTTCACGACGAAGGAGTAGCTCGTGATGCCCGAGGGGACGCCGTAGAGCGAGTCGTTGACCGTGCCGGACGTCAGCGTCTCCTTGGGGAAGTCGCCGAGGTCGAGCTGGTCGGTGACCGTGTTCAGGTCGAGGAGCGCGCCCCGGTCGCCGTAGGTGGCGATGTACTTCTCGTCCATCTGGATGATGTCGGGGGTGTCGTTCGCCGCCGTCTCGGTGGCGAGCTTGTCCCAGTAGCCGGCCCAGTCCGTGAACTGCGGCTCGATGGTGATGTTCGGATACTCCTTCTCGAAGGCCGCGATGACCTCCTGGGTGGCCGCCGTGCGGGCGTCGTTGCCCCACCAGGTGAAGCGGAGGGTGACGGGCTCGTCGGACAGTTCGGTGGCGGCGTCGCCCCCGGCGCTGCAGCCGGCGAGGAGGAGGGCTGCGACGGCTCCCGTCGCGATGAAGCCGGCGGCTCTGCCGTGCTTGCTGATGCTCATGCTGTTCCCTTTCGAATCGATCGATCCGGATCCGGAGCTGCTGGATCCGGTGGTGCTGGGTCTGGTGCTGGTGGTCTGGTGCGGGTGCTGCGGTGGTGCTGGTCGGTGGGTCGGGCCTCACTTGCCGCCGGTCGTCGCGATGCCCTTCAACAGGAACCGCTGACCGAACAGGAAGACGAGGAAGATCGGCAGGAGCGAGACGACACTCATGGCGAACATCGGCCCCCATGAGGTGGAGGATTGCGCGTCCATGAACGCCCGGAGGGCGAGCGGCACCGTGTACATCTCCGGTTTCGTCAGGTACAGGAGCTGACTGAAGAAGTCGTTCCAGGTCCAGATGAAGGTGAAGATGGCGGTCGTCGCGAGCGCCGGCACCATGAGCGGCAGGATGATGACCCCGAAGATGCGGGGGTGGCCGCAGCCGTCGATGCGTGCCGCCTCGTCGAGTTCCTTCGGGATGCCGCGGATGAACTGCACCATGAGGAAGACGAAGAAGGCGTCGGTGGCGAGGATCTTCGGCAGGATCAGCGGCAGGTACGTGTTCACGAAGCCGAGCTGGGAGAACATGATGTACTGCGGCACGATGATGACGTGGATCGGCAGCATGAGCGTCATGAGCATCGCCGCGAACCACCAGCGCTTGCCGCTGAACTTCAGACGGGCGAAGGCGTAGGCGGCCATCGAGCAGGACACGAGGTTGCCGACGATGCAGCCGAGGACGATGAGCACGGAGTTCAGCAGGAACACGTGGAACGGCTCGGAGAGGGTGTTCCAGCCCTCGCTGTAGTTGCTCACCTCGAAGCTGTCGAGGACGATGCCGGGGTTCCGGAAGATCTCCTCCGTCGGGCGGAGCGAGGAGACGACGAGCCAGATCACCGGGTAGAGCATGATGAAGCCGACGAGGATCAGGCCGATGTGCTTCAGGACCGACTTCCAGGGCGACCACCCACGAGCCCGGCGGTACTGGCGTTCGGCCTCCTTGGCCTCGCGACTGCGGTTCTTGCTGTCCGTCGTGATGGACCGTGTGGTCAGCGTGTCAGTCATCGTAGTTCACCCAGTATTTCGAGGCCCAGAAGTTGATCGCGGTGAAGACTCCGATGATGAGGAGCAGGAACCAGGCCATGGCCGAGGCGTAGCCCATGTCGAAGTTCGAGAAGCCGCGGTTGTAGAGGTACAGCGTGTAGAAGAGCGTCGAGTCGGCCGGGCCGCCCGTTCCGCCCGACACGATGAAGGCCTGCGTGAAGGCCTGGAACGCGTGGATGATCTGCAGCACGAGGTTGAAGAAGATGATCGGGGTGAGCAGCGGCAGGGTGATCTTGGTGAAGCGCTGCCACTTCGTCGCGCCGTCCATCTGCGCCGCCTCGTGGTACATGACGGGGATCTGGCGGAGACCGGCGAGGAAGATCACCATCGGTGCGCCGAAGGTCCACACGTTGAGCGTGATGAGCGTGGAGAGGGCGGTCGACGGGTCGGCGATCCAGCTGCGTCCCTCGATCCCGAAGATCGCGATGAACTGGTTCACGAGGCCTTCGCCGCCGAACACCTGCTTCCACAGCACCGCGATGGCGACGGAGGAGCCGAGGAGCGACGGCAGGTAGTACACGGACCGGTAGATCGCGAGGCCACGGAGACCGCGGTCGAGCAGGGCGGCCAGGGCCAGTGCCGCGGCGAGCTGGAGCGGCACCGACACGAAGACGTACACGAACGTGACACCGAGCGAGTTGTGGAGCCGCTCATCGCCCATCATGCGGATGAAGTTGTCGAGGCCGATGAACTTCGGCGCCTGCAGCAGGTTGTACTTCGTGAAGGACAGCGCGAGCGAGGCGACCATCGGACCGACGGTGATGACGGCGAGTCCGATGAGCCACGGGAGGAGGAACAGGTAGGCGGCCTTGTTGTCGCGGCGGTTGTCCTTCTTGATGAAGGCCTTCTCGGCCGCCGTCTGCGGGCGCTTGCCGGCGCTGAGCTTGCGGAGCTCGCCGAGCGCGCTCACCGAACACCCCTCGCGAGTGTCGTCCTGGGCGCTCCTGGAGTTGCACGGACCACGTCGGACCTCCTTGTCGATCGTCGTTGATGACTTCCCGGAAAGCGTTTCCCGGCTGAGCTGCATCAAGTTCTATCACGGCCCCGTCGGACGATGCAACGATTCAATCCGCATCCGTGTCCGATCTGTGATCACCTGCGACCGAATCGGTTCGAACGCTTGCCTTGACCGCGCGCGCCGTTCTACAGTGACCCGGTAAACGCTTTCCGGATGGCCCGCGGCCGCCGGGACCGGAACACGAACCAGAGGAAGAGCCACCGTGTCAGAGCAGACCATCGGGATCATCGTCAACGGCGCCACCGGGCGCATGGGCTACCGGCAGCACCTCGTGCGCTCGCTGCTGGCCATCCAGGAGCAGGGCGGTGTGCAGCTGTCCGACGGCACCCGACGCCAGATCGAGTTGATCCTCGTCGGCCGCAACCAGGCGACCCTCGACGAGCTCGCCACGCGTCATGGCATCGAGCACACCTCGACCGACCTCGACGCGGTCCTCGCCGATCCCCGCTGGGACATCTACGCCGACTTCCTCGTCACGAAGGCCCGCGCGACCGCGCTGCGCAAGGCGATCGCGGCCGGCAAGACCATCTACACCGAGAAGCCGACGGCGGAGACCTTCGAGGAGGCGCTGGAACTCGCACGCCTCGCCGCCGAGGCGGGCGTGAAGAACGGCGTCGTGCACGACAAGCTCTACCTGCCGGGGCTGCGCAAGCTCAAGCGCCTCATCGACTCGGGCTTCTTCGGTCGGATCCTCTCCGTCCGTGGCGAGTTCGGCTACTGGGTGTTCGAGGGCGACTGGCAGCCGGCGCAGCGCCCGAGCTGGAACTACCGGGCCGAGGACGGCGGCGGCATCGTCGTCGACATGTTCCCGCACTGGAGCTACGTGCTCGAGAACCTCTTCGGTCGGGTCGAGTCGGTGTATGCGAAGGCGACGACGCACATCCCCGAGCGCTTCGACGAGCGGGGCGAGGCCTATGCGGCCACCGCCGACGACGCCGCCTACGGGGTCTTCGAGCTCGAGGGCGGCGTGATCGCCCAGCTCAACTCCAGCTGGACGGTGCGCGTCGACCGCGACGAGCTCGTGCAGTTCCAGGTCGACGGCACGCATGGCTCCGCCGTCGCCGGCCTCTTCGGCTGCAAGGTGCAGCCGCGGAACGTCACCCCGAAGCCGGTGTGGAACCCCGACCTCGCCGACGACCACGACTACGCGGGCGACTGGCAGGACGTGCCGACGAACGACGTGTTCGAGAACGGGTTCAAGACGCAGTGGGAGGAGTTCCTCCTCCACGTCGTCGAGGACGGCCCCTACGAGTACGACCTGCTCGCCGGCGCGCGCGGCGTCCTGCTCGCGGAGCTCGGCCTCGAGAGCTCGCGCACCGGTCGCCGCCTCGACCTGCCCGAGGTGACGCTCGGAAGCGCGGGCGACGTCGCCGGCGCGGACGAGGAGCTGGCGTCGCTCGAGGCCTCGGTCGCACGATGACGTCCGTCCCGCTGCTCTCGACCGACGGCACGGTCACCGCGCAGGAGCTCCGCGAGCCCGTCGTGGCCGAGCGCCCGACCACGCCCCTGGCGAGCCGCACCGCCTACGCCGCGGCACACGTCGTCCCGACGGCCTGGGGCGACAACGTGCCGGGCGCGCCCGCCGAGCTCGACTGGGACGCGACGCTCGCCTACCGCCACCACGTGTGGTCGTACGGCCTCGGCGTCGCGGACGCGATGGACACCGCCCAGCGGAACATGGGGCTCGACACCGCCGCCACGCGCGAGCTGATCACCCGGAGCGCCGCCGAGGCCGCCTCCGTCGGCGGCGCGCTCGTCGTCGGCGTCAACACCGACCACCTCGCCGACGAGACCGTCTCGCTCGACGCGGTCGCCGACGCCTACCTCGAACAACTCGCGTTCGCCGAGGACGCGGGCGCCGGGACCGTGCTCATGGCCAGCCGACACCTGGCGAGGGCCGCGCAGTCCGCCGACGACTACCGTCGCGTCTACGACCGGGTCCTGTCGGCCGCGCAGTCGCCCGTGGTCCTGCACTGGCTCGGCACGGCGTTCGACCCGAGCCTGGAGGGCTACTTCGGCTCCAGCGACGTCGCCGAGGCCTCGGATACCCTGCTGCGCATCATGACCGACCACGTCGACCACGTCGCCGGGGTCAAGATGAGCCTCCTCGACGCCGACGCGGAGATCGCCGTCCGACGTCGCCTCCCGGCCGGCACGACGATGTTCACCGGGGACGACTTCAACTACGTCGACCTCATCGCCGGAGACACGGTCGGACACTCCGACGCCCTGCTCGGTGCGTTCACCGCGATCGCT
This region includes:
- a CDS encoding Gfo/Idh/MocA family protein codes for the protein MTTTRERYALIGTGHRSQMYLDAIVGPHADVAELVAWSDSNPGRLDHYEAVLAEQGVALPARYGPDDVERLIAEQRVDRVIVTTPDFTHAEIVSRALLAGADVVVEKPLTIDREGVERIAAAVAESGRNVVTTFNYRYSPRNSELRRIVQDGGIGRVTSVHFEWVLDTVHGADYFRRWHREKEHSGGLLIHKASHHFDLVNWWIGARPASVYATGGLRFYGDANAAERGLAGRPGRGSVPDDAEAAARGRSNDPFALDLRDDPRLESLYLRAEQHDGYLRDRDVFSPGIDIEDNLSVLVEYDGGASLSYSLNAHAPWEGYRVAINGTEGRVELEVVERAAVLVGADGRVVLDPSLSGDGETADGAASVAPVRSRGERLVLQRHWEEAREIEIPQGVGGHGGGDAFLLRHLFDRVTEDELGRPAGYDDGVRAISVGIAGNESLLTGRPVATIAP
- a CDS encoding PmoA family protein, with amino-acid sequence MTTDHRPRPTGLALTHEVGSAIAVHLDGIDILRYTYRPDTVQRESPKPYLHPVRTAGGALVTLTRPHDHVWHTGIAWALPHVGDDNFWGGPTFTGTAYEQLANNGRSEHVAVTDARADPGEVRFAHTLAWITEDGRHLVGEERALTVRPAAGDWTLTFETRMRNVSGRDLSIGSPTTKGRENAGYGGLFWRGPRSFTGGTLHTPDGSGGEELRGTRHAWMGFTGLHDGTAAASSIVIVDDERNPAHPPQWFARTEEFAGLCPAPFFSEELPFGVGETLEFRYAVVVADGAAGDGRAAALAASGRDALERARSGRADHHDSAPTTAPAAPTRKDPHA
- a CDS encoding ABC transporter substrate-binding protein: MSISKHGRAAGFIATGAVAALLLAGCSAGGDAATELSDEPVTLRFTWWGNDARTAATQEVIAAFEKEYPNITIEPQFTDWAGYWDKLATETAANDTPDIIQMDEKYIATYGDRGALLDLNTVTDQLDLGDFPKETLTSGTVNDSLYGVPSGITSYSFVVNPDLLASAGIEMPDDETWTWDDFTELSEQVSAAGGGSIYGFQPFGFEDGGLNNWARQHGDELYNDKGEVSIKPETLSSWWTYLLDLVNAGATPSPSAIIEKQAGGLAESFTATNSAAFAPWWNSQLTALTEASGSPLELLRVPTVDGGADGSAYYKPSMYWSASARTEHPAEAALFIDFLANSETAADSLLTERGVPANTKIREYITPKLAETDQAVVEFLDGLADDIGEPPTVTPAGGSAIEALVKQYTEQVLFGKNTPDQAAEGFIKDLKAAVAAG
- a CDS encoding carbohydrate ABC transporter permease — its product is MTDTLTTRSITTDSKNRSREAKEAERQYRRARGWSPWKSVLKHIGLILVGFIMLYPVIWLVVSSLRPTEEIFRNPGIVLDSFEVSNYSEGWNTLSEPFHVFLLNSVLIVLGCIVGNLVSCSMAAYAFARLKFSGKRWWFAAMLMTLMLPIHVIIVPQYIMFSQLGFVNTYLPLILPKILATDAFFVFLMVQFIRGIPKELDEAARIDGCGHPRIFGVIILPLMVPALATTAIFTFIWTWNDFFSQLLYLTKPEMYTVPLALRAFMDAQSSTSWGPMFAMSVVSLLPIFLVFLFGQRFLLKGIATTGGK
- a CDS encoding carbohydrate ABC transporter permease, which produces MSALGELRKLSAGKRPQTAAEKAFIKKDNRRDNKAAYLFLLPWLIGLAVITVGPMVASLALSFTKYNLLQAPKFIGLDNFIRMMGDERLHNSLGVTFVYVFVSVPLQLAAALALAALLDRGLRGLAIYRSVYYLPSLLGSSVAIAVLWKQVFGGEGLVNQFIAIFGIEGRSWIADPSTALSTLITLNVWTFGAPMVIFLAGLRQIPVMYHEAAQMDGATKWQRFTKITLPLLTPIIFFNLVLQIIHAFQAFTQAFIVSGGTGGPADSTLFYTLYLYNRGFSNFDMGYASAMAWFLLLIIGVFTAINFWASKYWVNYDD
- a CDS encoding Gfo/Idh/MocA family protein — protein: MGYRQHLVRSLLAIQEQGGVQLSDGTRRQIELILVGRNQATLDELATRHGIEHTSTDLDAVLADPRWDIYADFLVTKARATALRKAIAAGKTIYTEKPTAETFEEALELARLAAEAGVKNGVVHDKLYLPGLRKLKRLIDSGFFGRILSVRGEFGYWVFEGDWQPAQRPSWNYRAEDGGGIVVDMFPHWSYVLENLFGRVESVYAKATTHIPERFDERGEAYAATADDAAYGVFELEGGVIAQLNSSWTVRVDRDELVQFQVDGTHGSAVAGLFGCKVQPRNVTPKPVWNPDLADDHDYAGDWQDVPTNDVFENGFKTQWEEFLLHVVEDGPYEYDLLAGARGVLLAELGLESSRTGRRLDLPEVTLGSAGDVAGADEELASLEASVAR
- a CDS encoding dihydrodipicolinate synthase family protein gives rise to the protein MTSVPLLSTDGTVTAQELREPVVAERPTTPLASRTAYAAAHVVPTAWGDNVPGAPAELDWDATLAYRHHVWSYGLGVADAMDTAQRNMGLDTAATRELITRSAAEAASVGGALVVGVNTDHLADETVSLDAVADAYLEQLAFAEDAGAGTVLMASRHLARAAQSADDYRRVYDRVLSAAQSPVVLHWLGTAFDPSLEGYFGSSDVAEASDTLLRIMTDHVDHVAGVKMSLLDADAEIAVRRRLPAGTTMFTGDDFNYVDLIAGDTVGHSDALLGAFTAIAPAASAAIQALDAGDPAAYERILRPTEALSRQIFAAPTYYYKTGIAFLSWLNDHQPAFSMVGGLHAARSLPHLSEIVRLADAAGALEHPELAAERWTGLLRTAGVVGTLTTAGGTR